The sequence GATATAGttgacatttttagaaaatttgatGTACTCAACCAGTATTTTCCTTAAGATGGAATATAATCCAGCCCCTACTCATAGGCAAAACTAGTTTTCTTTAGTAAATAACTTTAGATCTACTGCAGCACTTGAGACAAATGCCTGTTTGAAGTCATAGCTTGGTAGAGATGATTTAGGATTAAATTGTTTTCAAATTAAGGATTACTAGTTGACCTCCTTTGGTCATAGAGTATGTCAGGAATGCTTCTGAGTAACATCTGAATCACATACAAAATGAAGGTACAGTCTTTTTGTATGTGCATGGTGACCTAAGTAGGCAGAACTACAGACAAAAAGCCTTCCCTTATAGAATGACTTCTCTCTGAATTTAGTTAGAAGCTGTTTTAATATGAAGAATATGAAAGCTTTTACATTGACTTTTCAACATTCAGTTACTGGTGCATAACAGGGACTccataatatttgttgagttgatGAATTTGATTGATAACCTATAGAATACAAGCATTTTATATGTAACCTCAGTTTTCCATGTAATtcattacttttttctctttaggaAAAGCTGTTACTAGAACCAATGTTCGAAGTCCCTAATTCTGATATTGTATGTGTGGAGGTTGACAAAGaagtagtagaaggaaagaaggaaccaGGATACATCCGGTAAAGTGTATTGTCAAACTAAAACAGATCTAAAGCTTAAGATAGGCTCTTTATTGCTAGGGTTTATTGGTCTGTCATAAAATTGTGTAAAAATCCTTATAAATCAAAAAGGAATCAGTTATCTCAAGttttctgtaaaaaaattttctaattttggtTTATAAAATGGTATTTTGAGTCTTGAAAATTGATCTTCAAAATTAGTCtccacttgggacttccctggtggcgcagtggatgactccatgctcccaatgcagggggcccgggttagatccctggtcagggaactagatcccacatgcatgctgcaactaagagttcgcatgccacaaccaaggagcccACCTAcctaccgcaactaagacctggtgcaaccaaataaataaataaatattaaaaaaaaattagtctccACTTTTTTCTCCTAAAGGAAGAAGtatcaaaaaagatatacaagtaATCCAAATGAAAAGACTTAAATGAACTTTGCTGCTAATTCTGTAATTTATGAATTACTTGTTTCATGTCTTTCATAAgaccaaaactttaaaaaaatatttatttatttatttggctgcgtcgggccttagttgtggcatgagggatctttgttgcggcatgtgggatctttcactgTGGTGCAAGGGCTCTTCATTGTAGCGCAcaggcctctctctagttgtggtcccGTGGGCTCtggctctctggttgtggcgtgcaggctcagtagttgcagtgtgtgggctctctagttgtggcgtgtgggctcagtagttgcggagcacgggtttagttgccccgcggcatgtggaatcttagttcccagaccagggattgaacccgtgtccctgcattggaaagtggattcttaagcactggaccaccagggaagacccacatAAGACCAAAACTTTGACGACATAATTTTTCTCTTAGTTGTATCTTATCAGTTGACAAATTTGACATATCTTTCACTGCTTTATTTAACTATTCTAGGGGTCAGTAAACTGTCTTGTACAGGGCTAGATTAATACTTCAGGGCCATACAATCTGTATTGCAGCTACTCTGCCTCATAGCGCTAGAGCTACAGtccataaatgaatgagcatgtcTGTGTTcagataaatatttacaaaacaaatgatGGGCTTTATTTGGCCTGCAGGCTGTAGTTTACTGACCccgatttattcaataaatatttattaaacagtgCTTGACATTAATGTTACCTACATAAAAATTAGATTTCTGTCACAATGTATGTTATGTTTTATGCTTATCTTCTAAGGTAACTTATGAGGCAGTTGATTGGTTTTGAACAACCTTTACTTATTCAAAGAGATATAAtctctcatttttattgtttaatattaatatataaaggaATTGTGGTGGTCTGATCATAATTTTGACTAATTTGAGTCATATTGGTTTGATCAGAAGCTTTCCACTTCTTTATCATTGACATGCTAAATGTCAAGCATTTTCGTTAAAATAATAGATTGTACTTTTTTGCTGGAGGAAAGGCCTTCACAGTTGAAGCCTTGTTGTTgatttatttcagtaaaaatttgTTTGGGAAAACTACTTGTAGTTTTTAGTTGTGTGCTCTAAATGTTTCCCATATTTTACCATTAAGCAATCTTAGTATTAGAAGTGctcttatattttccttctttgtgtgtCATTTCTAGCTAAGtggattaattttttattattcatttttttgagaAGTTGTGTTTACCcctaattcttatttaaaaaaacaaaaaacactgatgGCTTTTCATTACAGGGCTCCAACGAAAGAATCCTCTGAAGAGGAGTATGACTCTGGAGTTGAAGAAGAAGGATGGCCTCGTCAAGCAGATGCTGCAAACAGCTAAACTGTCAGACTTCTGTCCtgtatataaagttttccttcttttgtttagGATCATAACTGTCTCTACAGTCTGACATTAAAAGCATTGGATCTCTCTTGGATATCATACATGGTCAGAAGCTTTTAGGATAAAAATCAGATCATGTATATAATGTAATCACATTGATTTATACAGACTGACATTACATGGACTTTAATGACACAATGTTCAGAGACAAAATGTACattattttggtttggtttttaaaaaatatgctttaaaaaaattcttaggaGTTCTTTTAAGCAATGCAGGTGTTGCAATAACTGTGGATTTTACAATAATGTAactataaatgggaaaataaattctttaaaattgaaGATTGGGATGCCATTCTTTAGTTTAGCCTTTTCTACCCATGTTTGTTTcctgaaaatattataatttttttcatcttaaaaattgGAACAGGTAGTTTCCAAGTAGTTAAAGATTTCATGGAAAAAGTACCCTGAAGAACCTTATTTTGATGATTTGTTTAGCTGTATTCTTAGTCTTATCCACTAATGCGTGACACTAAACTTCCCCATTGGACTATAAAAAAAGGCCATTCTCTTGCTGACTTGTCTGATTTATTTGCCATCTTTGGTCCATTTTAGTACCATGAGTGAGCAGATGGAATTGAAGTCTGCCTTAAATCTTCAGAAAAAGCCTACACCTAATTCTAAAAGTAGCATTACAGCCATGTGCTGAGCTAAATAAAACATCCTAATACATTTACCTAAAGTacttagttttttgttgttttctggtgCTGGATATTTGTCTAATTCTTTGGCTTCatagaatattaaagaaaatctatGCTATCAGCAGAAGGGAATGTGTTCATACTAAAATATAAGTTATTAACTTTCATTATATAAGAAAACTAAACAGTGGGGGAAATTTGGGGGACTTAACagtgaaaattatttcatttgattccataaatattaaaatatttgggtaccttttaaacttttttctttcccactaTATTGATAGACGTTCCTATACTGTTCGTTCAGTTCAGCCTCGTTGGAAATTGTTTAAATCAGAGTACctttaaacatttgttttcagtttttagttTATAAACTCTTGAGTTTTCCCCttactgcccccacccccattttcttAGGAAAAGAACCCTAAGCTATTAGCAAATTCTACATCTTGTTGATGAAATTGGGTTTTCTGTGATGTAATAAGAGATGTTAGATATCTATTTATGGCTGGGGTAGGACCAGAAATGCACTTTTGCAAAGTGTTTAAGCCTGGTTGCTAGAGTATAGAACAGAAACTGGTATCTTTCTTGGTCTCCCTAGTAATGGTTGAAGTTCTTCTCAGGAAGTCTTTCATATTATAACTGTTCCTTATCTTTTTCTTACAGCctcatcattttcctttttgtagAGTGAAAATTGGAGTAGCTACTAAATACATTAAAGGCAGTCCTCCAGAAATGCACTGGGAGACGTTTTAGTCACAACAACTTACATTTGGTTTTGAAAGTTAAAGCATAattgatgtttttaaattaaacacaACTGAGTATAACTACGATTTGTATCTTGAAACTTGTTTTGGCAtttgaataaaacaaaaggattaaatgaaagcCATTGTTGTGGTGTGTCCATAATGCagtgctatttttaaaaggacacagATATCATGAGTGGCTTTATTCTAGAGACTGTTAATCCTGACACATTCATATTCCTCTAATAAATTCTCCTAGTTGTAGATTCCACAGACAAAAAGTCTGTTTATGTTAAACACTGATTGAAAATCCTTACTTAAATATCCTGCATGGGCCCCACACTAGGCATACAGACCAAGCTTTCCAGGAAGTTTACTAGTCTAGTAGGGGAAGCAAATACAAACATCAGTGCATTATAATAATGGAAGTGAGGTAGGTACCAGGTGTGGCACAAAAGGTGGTAGCCCAGATGGATCTGGAAGAACAAGTAGGAATTTTCCAGAAaggaataatgaaaattaaaatctcagAAATGTGAAACAACTAGGGAGATTTAGGAGTTGAGAAATAGGCAACCAGTACGACTTCATGTTACTCCTTTGAGATGACCGTTTAATGTAttctctcccctctccatctTACTGAAGACTTTGCCTTTCATTGAGAAACCATCAAAAGATGGAACTCATCTTCCCACCATCAAATCTATAAATGTATCTGCTTCAGCACCCAACCTTTCTCTCCAGTTACAGCTGAAGGATCCCTTTTATCAAAACTCAGTCACTCCATGTTATTATGAGGGGATCCCATCATCCCCTCTCATTTCTTAAGGCCTTTGGTTCTTTTGTTAGTATCTCTACTACATTATTGGTCTCCTTCCTTCTGAAACATTCCCAGAAGCATCTAAACAATGCCTAGTATTTCCTGTTCTATAGCAAACCCCCAAGCTTATTTTTCACTTGTCTTTCCAACTACACCGTTAAGTCCACTAGCATGAAGATCATGCCTGTTTTGTTAACTATAACCAGCACTTACATGGTGCTTTATATATTTGGTGCTCCgtacgtttttttaaaaattatagaatatcTTGTATGCCAGATTAAGTTGTAATTTTATGCAGAAAGTAGTGGAGAGCTATTAAAAGGGTTTTAAGCATGAGAATTGGACATCACTAGATAATGTGTTTTAGATTGTTGGGAAGGGAAGGTGCTGAGATAAATGGAGGGAAACATGACTAGAGGCCTACTTGTGGACATTTCTCCAGCACTTGCCCTTTATCTCCTACAATCTttaggacattttcttttttttaaactggagtatagttgattcacaatgttgtgctagtttcaggtgtacagcaaagtgaatcagttataaatatatccactcttttttagattcttttcccatataggccattatagagtattgaatagagttccctgtgctatacagtaggtccttattagttttctgttttacatatagtagtgtgtatatatcaatcagATAAATTCTTATCAACATACAAAACATAACTCTCTTGAACCCATAACCCCTCCACAGTAAACTACAAGTTGATCTTGCTGTTTCCAGTTCCCTTCCAGGCTTTGATTCTGAGTGAGATGAGAAGTTGCCAGAAGGTTTTGCGTGGAGAAATGTCATTACCAGATGTAAGTTTTAAAAGACCACTCTGGTTGTGGTATAAGAGAACACACTATAGAGGACCAAGGATTAAATCAGGGGCACTTGGGGCTATTATAATAAGGCTACTAGAAGATGATGGATTAGACTAAGATGATAGCAGTGTAAGTGGAAGAGTGGATGGGTAGGTATTTTTGCAAATCTGATGAAAAGTGGTATCCCATGTTCCTCAAtgggaaaactcaatattataaagatgtctGTTATCCCtatgttaatttataaatttaatattccAATAAAAGGccaataagttttaaaatgaaactagGCAAATGGATTCTAAAgttcacacaaaaaaataagaatggtAAACAAGCAAAATGATAATGCACACTCATAGTGCTTACTCTGTGTCACTCTGTTCATTTAAtgcaacaactctatgaggtacaTACTCTTATCAACCCTTCTAGATGAAGAAACTTAAGCCCAGAGTGTTTAAGtagctttcccaaggtcacacaactagtaagtaacAGCCAGAATTTAACTCCAGGTAGACTGTTTCCAGAGCCTCTCCACCTAACAAACAACTGAATGAAGAATGAGGAAGGACTGcatcttctgtttttaaaatattataaacctttaaatatttaagtgtgTACCAGTGCATGAATGAACAGACAgaccaatggaaaagaatgtaaagtaCAGAAATAGATCCCAAATATATATGGGAATTTAGTATTGGAAAAGGTGATATTTCAAattaggaaaagaatatttaataaatggtattgACAACAGGGTATAcatctagaaaataaaaaggtatatCCATACCTTACCTAATAAACTTTAAGACGAAAACTGAAGCCTTTAAATATTATGTACAGTATTACCTAATTACTGAATACAtaagatacaaataaatatgtagaATATTACAAAGTTTCTGAGAAATACTAGCGGTCCCTTGGGAAGTGAGGTCAGGCTCATGTTGGTTCTTCTCACGGTACAGAGCTGGACTCTTACCCAAGGGATCATCCATCACTTTACAGCTTTGAAAAGTAAAGCTCTAATCATGTGATACTGGAGCAATTGGACATccaaaggggtggggtgggagtgggggctcAAACTAAGTCTCAATaccttatacaaaaatcaactcaaaatggatcacagacttacAAATGTAAACCTAGAAAACTTTCAGAAAAAGCACAGGAGAGAAGTTTTCAGGATCTAGGGCTAAAAGTTCTTAGACTTGACTCCAAAatcatgatccataaaaggaaaaactgctaagttggacttcatcaaaattaagaacttttgctctgaaaaaacaaacatgttAGGATGAAAGGACAagctataaaatgggggaaaaatatttgcaaaccacatacaAAGGACtaatatctagaatacataaagaactcaaacTTCAGcagtaaaaaacccaaaaaatccagttagaaaatgggcaaaagacatgatcAGACATTTCAGTGAAGAGGGTATACAGATGGcagataagcatatgaaaagatattcaacataaTTAGCCATTaaagaagtgcaaattaaaaccacaatgaaatatcaccacaTATCTATCAGgttgtctaaaataaaaaatagtaaatacacaaaatgCTGATGAGAGTGCAGGGAAAATGGATgattcatatattgctggtgggaatataaaatggtacagccactctggaaaacaatgtggcagtttctttaaaaactaaacatgtaaCTGGTGTATGACCTATTAATTGCACTTCTGGGCATTTACTCCAGAGAAATGATGGTTTGTGTTCACATAAATACctgtatacaaatgtttatagtagctttattcatgatagcccccaaatggaaacaacccaaatatccttcagcaggtgaatgatTACACAAAGTGTGGTTTCGTTTTATCCACACATTTTTTTTGCACACCTTTattgcaataaaaaggaacactgATGCAAGAACCTGGATGTATCTCTAGAGGATTAGGCTGAGTGAGAAGAGTAAATCCCAAAAGGttatgtactgtatgattccatttatataacgtTCTAGAAAGGACAAcagttatagaaatggagaattagtggttgccagaggttaagGAAGGGAAGTGGATGAGGGATCCTGGAAGTATGGAAATGTTCTGCATCTTGACCATCAATGTCAACATCCCAGTTGTGATATTGTAATACAGTTTTGCAAGAGAAACTGAGTAACAAGTACGCAGGATTTTGCAGTACTATTTATTACAATTTTATATGAAGCTACAATTATCTcagagtttaattttaaaaatctaatcatGTGGAGTGAATGGCCTTCCCTGTccctcctgcttaaaaccctccagtggttTCCCACTGTTCTTAAGATATGAGATCCTGGACGCTACGATTTTGTCCACCTCCCAGGATCACCAGGCTCCCTTCAGGCTTTCTGTGCTCCATCCACACCGGCATTCTTTCAGTTCCCGCACCAGACCTACTCCTATAGTCTACTAGGGGGCTTTTGTAAATGCTGTTCCCATTTGGACTGTGcgtccctctcttctttctcttctatttctacTATTTAACTCATAATTACCCTTCAGACCTCAGATGGAGTCTCAAATCCTTAGGACAACCTTCCCCAAcctctttaaatttaattttcctatAAGCTCTTCTTgcccttttttcctctttggtagTACTTACATTCGCCGCTGCCCTTTTGCATTTGATTGCAGGATTACTTgattaatgtgttttctttactaGATAGGTAGTTCTACGAGGAGAGGAACTGTATCTGTTAGTCGCACTGCAAAGGGGCTAGCTCCGCACCTAGAATGCTCAGTAAGGACAGTATTTATGAATTGAAGGGTTGAATGAACGCCCATTCATGCGCCGGGCTCCCTGGGTCGGGTGCGTCACACTTTTGTCGCGCGCGGTATACGTCACTTCCTCCCGGAAGACACGTTCGCTGGGAACACTCAGATTCCTGTCAGTTCTCAGAATCCCTCCGTGGTGGCCATGGCTCTGCCACCCTTCTTCACCCCGGGTCGCCCGGGCCCGCCGCCCCCGCAGCCGCCGGCTCCCGCTCCCTTCGGCTGTCCGCCACCGCCGCTACCCTCTCCGTCTTTCCCACCGCCTCTTCCCCAGCGGCCCGGCCCCTTTCCGGGGGCCTCCgcccccttcctccagcccccgCTGGCTCTGCAGCCCCGGGCCCCCGGGGAAGCCtcccgcgggggcgggggcggcggcggcggcggcggctccttcTACCAGGTGCCGCCACCGCCGCTGCCTCCCCCGTCGCCTCAGTGCCGGCCCTTCCTAGGGAACGACGCCGGTGAGCGCCCGCGGCCGCCGCCTCCAGGCCCGGGGCCGCCCTGGAGCCCGCGCTGGCCTGAAGCACCGCCGCCGTCCGACGTGCTCGGGGACGCGGCCCTGCAGCGCCTGCGCGACCGGCAGTGGCTAGAGGCGGTGTTCGGAACCCCGCGGCGGGCCGGCTGCCCGGTGTCCCCGCGCGCGCCCGCCGGCCCCAGCCTGGGAGAGGTGCGGGCCCGGTTGCGCGGGTCCCTGCGCCTGGTGCGGCGGCTGCGCGACCTGGGCCATGCGCTGCGCGAGGCCGAGGCTGACGGCGTGGCCTGGGCACAGCTGCATGCGGAGGCACAGCCGCTGCGCGCCGAGCTGGCCAAGCGACTTCAGCTCCTGACCCAGGCAGCCTATGTGGGCGAGGCGCGGCGCAGGCTGGAGAGGGTCCGGCGCCGCCGGCTGCGGCTTCGCGAGAGGGCCTGGGAACGCGAGGCCGAGCGGGAGGTGGAGGCCACGCGGGCAGCGGAGCGCGAGCAGGAGATTGACCGCTGGAGGGTCAAGTGCGtgcaggaggtggaggagaagaAGCGGGTAAGAGCAGCGGATGCACACGGGAGCAGGGGTAGCGGTGTTTGACACCCGATGGGGCTTGAGGCTTTGCACTGTCATTCCTCAGGGCTACGCCTCtttttcctcatccgtaaaataaaaagatagtttGCCTTTCCGACCTTATATTTCCGTATTGGTTGCGTGTTAATGGTGTACAGTACACAACACAAATGCTCTAGGTGCGGTGCAAAGTCCCATAAATACAAAGTATAGGATTGCATAGTGGTTTTGCAGGGATGACAGATCTGTTTTCTTCTCCAGCATTCTGTCCACTTAGTAACATTCAAGACGAACAAGAATCTGGGTCCTTGTGTCTTGTCCTGCTCTAGGTGATtttaagaatacaaaataaagagAACTTGGGGCCTTTTCTCAAGGAACATATACCCTAATTGGCTGATGGGGCACTAGTGATGATTTTCCCAGGATTCCTTTATTTACAAGTTCAACAATATCCCAAGTTCAACGATGgtatttttgagcacttactatatactAGGCACTATGCTAAGGTCCTTACCTAAGCCAGACCTTGTAACAATCTGAGAGGTAGGCagtattatcccaattttacagattaggaaattgaggcatagagaggttaactTGCCAACAGTCACACAACCGGTTTGTGGCAGTTTCACTCCTGATTTGAGCCCAGATTGCTCGATTCCAAAGCCTACTGATCTCAAGTTTTAACTTAAGTAGAGGGCCAGGGTGAAACTGGAAATCGGTCAAATAGTTAAGGCATTCTCATTACTTTTGAATGCCTCTAGggacttcccctctccctccactcTCCACAACCAGCTGGTACAGCTTGTGTCCTCCTTGTGTCTGCTACAGCCCTGGAGTCTGATCCATCTCCCCTCTAAAGTATATTGATGGCAAGCTTTGTCTTCACACCTCCAGGAATATATCAGTGCTTTAAAGGAGAGTACTTGGAGGCAATGCCTTAATCTAAGGGAATTTGAGTCAGTTCACCAGACATTTAATGAGGGCCCATTATGGCAGGCCCACTGCTGAGTGCTGGAAATAGAGGTGAATAGGACATAGTGCTTGTCTTTGAGGGGCTTAGAGCACCACGGGGGATCATGTCTGTATAGCATGGTGTGTGTTAGGATTTCAACTGTAGGTGCTATAAAAGCCCAGAGAAGGAATATCTAATCCACTGGGGGAAGgtatcaaggaaggcttcccagatGATATGGTGACATCTCAGCTGAGGCTTGTAGGAAATGTCAAAGCTAAGTGAAAGCAACATGTGCAGTTCCAGAAACAAAAGAGTGAAACAGCATGGGTGTCTGTAATGGTGAAACTATAGTGCTTATTTGACAGATGGGAAAAGAGCTTTTAGGCAAAAGGATCCTCCCTACCACGCACTGTGAGGGTACTGGAGACAGAGTCCTGTGAGTAGTGACTTGAGGAACCAGGGTTATTTAGCTTACATGTGAAC comes from Balaenoptera ricei isolate mBalRic1 chromosome 2, mBalRic1.hap2, whole genome shotgun sequence and encodes:
- the PDCD7 gene encoding programmed cell death protein 7: MALPPFFTPGRPGPPPPQPPAPAPFGCPPPPLPSPSFPPPLPQRPGPFPGASAPFLQPPLALQPRAPGEASRGGGGGGGGGGSFYQVPPPPLPPPSPQCRPFLGNDAGERPRPPPPGPGPPWSPRWPEAPPPSDVLGDAALQRLRDRQWLEAVFGTPRRAGCPVSPRAPAGPSLGEVRARLRGSLRLVRRLRDLGHALREAEADGVAWAQLHAEAQPLRAELAKRLQLLTQAAYVGEARRRLERVRRRRLRLRERAWEREAEREVEATRAAEREQEIDRWRVKCVQEVEEKKREQELKAAADGVLSEVRKKQADTKRMVDILRALEKLRKLRKEAAARKGVCPPASADETFEHHLQRLRKLIKKRSELYEAEERALRVMLEGEQEEERKRELEKKQRKEKEKFLLQKREIESKLFGDPDEFPLAHLLQPFRQYYLQAEHSLPALIQIRHDWDQYLVPSDHPKGNSVPQGWVLPPLPSNDIWATAIKLH